One segment of Tenrec ecaudatus isolate mTenEca1 chromosome 1, mTenEca1.hap1, whole genome shotgun sequence DNA contains the following:
- the PGPEP1 gene encoding pyroglutamyl-peptidase 1 isoform X2, with amino-acid sequence MELEKLGLGDGVDLHVYEIPVEYKTVQRLIPALWEKHSPQLVVHVGVSGMATTVTLEKCGHNKGYKGLDNCRFCPGSQCCVEDGPESIDSIIDMDAVCKRVATLGLDVSVTISQDAGRYLCDFTYYTSLYQSHGRSAFVHVPPLGKPYNADQLGRALRAIIEEMLDVLEQSEGKINCCHKH; translated from the exons ATG GAGCTGGAGAAGCTGGGCTTGGGCGACGGTGTGGACCTGCACGTATACGAGATCCCCGTCGAATACAAGACAGTCCAGAGGCTCATCCCAGCCCTCTGGGAGAAGCACAGTCCACAG CTGGTGGTGCACGTAGGGGTGTCGGGCATGGCCACCACGGTCACGCTGGAGAAGTGCGGGCACAACAAGGGCTACAAGGGGCTGGACAACTGCCGCTTCTGCCCTGGCTCCCAGTGCTGTGTGGAGGACGGGCCGGAAAGCATCGACTCCATCATCGACATGGACGCCGTGTGCAAGAGAGTCGCCACTCTGGGCCTGGATGTCTCCGTGACCATCTCACAGGATGCTGGCAG GTACCTCTGTGACTTCACCTACTACACGTCTCTGTACCAGAGCCACGGCCGGTCTGCCTTCGTCCACGTGCCCCCGCTGGGCAAGCCGTACAACGCGGACCAGCTGGGCCGAGCGCTGCGGGCCATCATCGAGGAGATGCTGGACGTCCTGGAGCAGTCGGAAGGCAAAATCAACTGCTGCCACAAACACTGA